The genomic DNA ATGTGTGACTACCCTCATCACCAACTCCGAATAGTCAAAGCGTGTGTCCTGACTGCACAGGATGTCGGCAGTCGGACTATAAACGGCTCCGCGGATGGAGCCGCGCCGTGCGAAGCGAAGACGCATTCACTGCGGCGCGAGCGTGTGTCCTGACTGCACAGGATGTGGCAGTCAGGACTATAAAAACAGAAAGGGGGTCGCTGTTTTCACAACGACCCCCTCTTAAATTCGGTTAAACCAAAAAGAGCCGCGCGGCATGTACCACGCGGCTCTGTATTATCACAGTATCAGCGGACAGCCTCCTATTCCGAAAGCGTCCACCACCAAAAATTAGCTGTAAAGTTGAAACCTTTAAATGCCATTTCCATAATCAGCGATTATAAGTATCTGTATAAAGAAGTCAAGCGGAAATTTTCCGCCTTTCCTGCATGAACCACGCAGCGGCGATGGAAACAGAAACCACAGAACCGATCAGAAGCAGAAAAGCATTCCACCCGAACCTGCTGTAAACAAACCCCGGAAGGAATGAACCGAAGGTTCCGCCGCCGTAATAGAAGGAAACATACAGTCCGTTGGTTATCCCTTTTTTATCCTCCGCTATCTTGTTGACATAGCCGGATGCCACTGAGTGCGCCAGAAACATGCCGCAGCAGAAAAGGAACATGCCGAAAAACATAACGTAAAGGCTCGGATAGGTAAACAGAAACAGTGTGCAGGCATAAAACACGAGAGCCGTGAAAACCGTGTTCATCTCTCCGCCGAAAATCTTGATTATCCGCAGCGCATTCAGCGACATGACTATACCCATGATATAGCCCATGTACATGATGCCTATGGTGAAGGAGGACGAACCCGCGCTTATCTCCCTCACCCTGAAAGGTATGAAGTTCAGAATTGCGGCAAAGGTAAAGAAAGTGGCGAAAATAAGCAGATAGATTGTGGCGAACTGCCTTTTTTTAAGCACATCCAGAACAGAACGGACGCTGAATTTTGAAATCTGTATCTCCGCTTCGTGGAGGCTGCGGATAAGCACAAATGCAAGCGAAAGGCTGAAAGCGAGTATGAGAAATGTCCAGCGCCAGCCGAAGTATGAGGCGATAAGCCCTGAAAAAAATCTGCCCGCAAAACCGCCGAGGATAGTGGACGAGATGTAGTATGCCATCTGCTTCTGCACTGTTTCCCTTTTGGTGACGGTGGATATGTAGGTCATTATGGAAGTGAGCACCGCAGGAATAGCCATGCCGACAAAAAAACGTATGACTATCAGCAGGTGGAAATTATCCGTAAAAAAGAACGCAAGCTGGAGAAGAGCCAATGCGCCTATACCTATTGAAAAAAGCTTTTTTGAGGAAAACGATTCCAGCATATAGCCGTAAACAATCGGCGCAATGCCAAGGGGAATCATGGTGACAGTGGTGAGAAGAGCCGCCTGCTCCTTGCTTACGCCGAATTCGCTCATCAATATGGGCTGTAAGGGCTGGGGGGCATACAGGGCGGAAAATGTCATGACCGTGGCATACACCATGATCAGTGTATGGTAAGTTCGCACTTCTAGTTTATCCCTCTGTTCAGGCTGAAAAGCACACCTGCTATAAACATAAGTGCAGTATAAAAAACAAATGCTAATATGACAAGCATTAAGGCTATATAACCGAAAATATCCGGAGCATGCATCAGAACGGTCATCAGGGATTCTTCATAATAAAAAAACCACTGGTGCTCCTTAAAAACCACTTCATGAAGGAAGTAGAAAACCTCTTTTACACCGAAAGCATAAATCAATAACCCGCTCAGGCAGAGAACACCCAGAGTCACCGGAACGGCAATAATCGGTCTCGCAGGACGGATCTTCTGGTTCGCCATGGCGATAATGCAGAAAAGGGAAGCCACAATGAAAAAGTATGAGCTTATCTTAAACCAGAAAACAACATCCGAAACATCCATAAGATGCTGAATTTCAGGTGTTGTGAGGAGTTTGTATGACTGCTCAGTCATCATTGGCCTGAACTCGATATTCTCAAGCCCTTCACCCGCGCTGTTGATTGCCCTGCTTATTTCACCGAAGAGCCTTTCATGCTCCTCCCTATCGGTGAGGACGAACAGTTTTTTCTCGCTGTCGGCGTTTTTCGGGGCGTATTTCCGCACCATGCCGTCAATATCAAGCATTTTGTACATGGAGGAATAGCCGAAGTCAAATT from Geovibrio ferrireducens includes the following:
- a CDS encoding lipoprotein intramolecular transacylase Lit is translated as MNKKTAGILLNILFGVCLFYTSAFFSWTAMSKFDFGYSSMYKMLDIDGMVRKYAPKNADSEKKLFVLTDREEHERLFGEISRAINSAGEGLENIEFRPMMTEQSYKLLTTPEIQHLMDVSDVVFWFKISSYFFIVASLFCIIAMANQKIRPARPIIAVPVTLGVLCLSGLLIYAFGVKEVFYFLHEVVFKEHQWFFYYEESLMTVLMHAPDIFGYIALMLVILAFVFYTALMFIAGVLFSLNRGIN
- a CDS encoding MFS transporter, with amino-acid sequence MRTYHTLIMVYATVMTFSALYAPQPLQPILMSEFGVSKEQAALLTTVTMIPLGIAPIVYGYMLESFSSKKLFSIGIGALALLQLAFFFTDNFHLLIVIRFFVGMAIPAVLTSIMTYISTVTKRETVQKQMAYYISSTILGGFAGRFFSGLIASYFGWRWTFLILAFSLSLAFVLIRSLHEAEIQISKFSVRSVLDVLKKRQFATIYLLIFATFFTFAAILNFIPFRVREISAGSSSFTIGIMYMGYIMGIVMSLNALRIIKIFGGEMNTVFTALVFYACTLFLFTYPSLYVMFFGMFLFCCGMFLAHSVASGYVNKIAEDKKGITNGLYVSFYYGGGTFGSFLPGFVYSRFGWNAFLLLIGSVVSVSIAAAWFMQERRKISA